A genomic segment from Conger conger chromosome 2, fConCon1.1, whole genome shotgun sequence encodes:
- the hoga1 gene encoding 4-hydroxy-2-oxoglutarate aldolase, mitochondrial — protein sequence MLAFFRKAHSITYRGSVNTAWKRTKAHISGAQRLDIRGIYPPIATPFTEKEEVDYQKLNANLEKYGKISFRGLVVQGSNGEYPYLTVEERVEVVRRVRQALPQDKLVVAGSGCESTMATVQMSQLMAGAGADAVLVVTPCFYRGRMDSRALVQHYTKVADSSPVPVVLYSVPGNTGLDLPIDAVVTLSQHPNIVGLKDSGGDITRIALIIHKTSSEDFQVLAGSAGFLMAAYSVGAVGGVCALANILGSQVCQLEELCLSGQWEAAKALQYRLIEPNAAVTRKFGVAALKQAMEWFGYHGGVCRSPLQPLSEAESKALRQDFSSNGWL from the exons ATGCTTGCCTTCTTCAGAAAAGCCCATTCGATTACGTATAGAGGAAGCGTTAATACAGCATGGAAGCGGACCAAGGCCCACATTTCTGGAGCTCAGAGATTGGATATTCGAGGAATCTACCCTCCTATAGCCACACCGTTCACCGAGAAGGAAGAAGTGGACTATCAGAAACTGAATGCTAATTTAGAGAAATATGGCAAAATCTCTTTCAGAG GCCTGGTGGTGCAGGGCTCAAACGGAGAGTACCCGTACCTGACAGTGGAGGAGCGGGTGGAGGTGGTCCGCAGGGTGAGGCAGGCCCTGCCTCAGGACAAGCTGGTGGTGGCTGGATCGGGCTGCGAAT CCACGATGGCCACTGTGCAGATGAGCCAGCTGATGGCTGGCGCGGGAGCGGACGCTGTGCTGGTGGTCACCCCGTGTTTCTACCGCGGCAGGATGGACAGCAGGGCCCTCGTTCAGCATTACACGAAG GTTGCTGACTCCAGCCCGGTGCCAGTGGTTCTGTACAGCGTGCCTGGAAACACAGGCCTGGATCTGCCCATAGACGCGGTGGTCACCCTCTCTCAACACCCCAACATAGTGGGGCTCAAGGACAGTGGTGGGGAT ATCACAAGAATAGCTCTTATTATTCACAAAACGAGCTCAGAGGATTTTCAGGTTCTGGCTGGTTCAGCGGGTTTTCTCATGGCTGCATATTCCGTGG GGGCTGTGGGCGGGGTGTGTGCCCTAGCCAACATTCTAGGGAGCCAGGTGTGCCAACTGGAGGAGCTGTGCCTGTCCGGCCAATGGGAGGCAGCGAAAGCGCTACAGTACAGACTCATCGAACCCAACGCTGCG GTGACCAGGAAGTTTGGGGTTGCCGCGCTGAAGCAGGCGATGGAGTGGTTTGGTTACCATGGCGGCGTGTGCCGCTCGCCCTTGCAGCCGCTGTCGGAGGCGGAGTCCAAAGCGCTGCGGCAGGACTTTTCCTCCAATGGCTGGCTCTGA